TGGATATGTTGGTACAGAGCTCGCATCGTCACTGACCCAAAATGAGACTGAAGTTACAATGATTTTTCCAGAAAAAGCGCTGGGTGAGGGTAAATTTCCTGAGTCTATTCGGACTGAGTATGAAGCCACGTTCAAACGCAATGGTGTCACACTGATGAGTGGTCAGTTTGTCCAATCATATCAACGCCAAGGTGACCACTTGGCTCTATTGACAAAGGATGGTACGGTGATCGCAGCCGATACGATCATTGTTGGGTTAGGCGTTACGCCGCGGATTAGTTTAGCTGAAGACAGTTGTTTGGATTTAGCTGATGGTGGTGTGAAAGTTAATGAGTATCTCAATACTAGTGACCCAGCCATCTGGTCTGCTGGAGATATTGCCTCTTATCCAGATCACATCTTGGGTCGGCAACGGATTGAGCACGTGGACCATGCCCGACTTTCTGGTGAATTAGTTGGCCGTAATATGGCAGGTGCTCACATGAGCTATCAGCATACCCCATACTTCTATTCCATGATTTTTGATATTTCCTGGCAAGCAATCGGTAATATTGATCCTAAATTGCAATTGATTTTTGATCGGCGAACGCATGGATCGCTTGTCTATTTCATAGATACCGATAAGTTAGTTGGTGTTTTAGTTTGGAATGTTAAGGTGAATCTTGATGATGTTCGCGCATTGCTTGCGAACGCTCCAGCTACAGATGATCTGGTGGGCTCCATTCGAGAGAAGAAGGCTTAGTATCTGGATGAGATATCGGTGAATCATTGCGTCATCACGAATGTACTTTAGAACAAAATGGCCATCATTAACGATGGCTCAGTAGCAAATAAAAACTAGCCTTGAGTCATTTTAAAGTGCATGAAGTGCAACACAAAAGTTAGACAAAAGTAAATATTATTATGTCGCTAAGGTATGTTCTCGATATTCACACGGGGACATACCCTTTGTTTTTGATGAGATTCGTCGGTAATTGAACCAATTAACATATTCTAAAGAAACTGCTTTTAATTCGGCTAAACCTTTACACGGTGGGAATCCAGCCAAACATTCGGTCTTATAAAGGCGAAAAAAGCTTTCAATCGGGGCATTATCATGACAATTTCCCTTGCGGGACATACTTTGGATAAATTCATGTTCAGATAATTTTTTTGTATAGGAATCTAGTTGGTAATGCCCTCCTTGATCGGAATGAGTGATGGGTTGAACATTACTTGGTAACTTATTGATTAATTCATCAACGGTCTTGGTTATTAGAATGCAATTGGGACTATTACTGATTTGAAATGCTAAAATTTCCTTGCTGGCCTCGTCGGTAATAGCTGAGATATAAGCCCATCGTGGTTCGCTAAGCGAATTTGCGTAATATCTGTATGGAGTACTATATAAGGCTTAGCCTGTTTAAAGTCTTGTTCCAAGAGATTTTCGGCGATCTTACCGACGGTACCCTTATAAGAGGAATATTTACTACTGTTCTTGTTCCGGTTATAAAGACTCACTTGTACGCCCAATTCATCCATTAGTCGGCGTACAACCGCATCTGCGATATGAACATCAAGCTTAATTAGTTCATCTTGAACCCACCGGTAACCGTAGGTTAACCGACCACGATACTTACCATTTTCAGCATATTTATCATTATGATTTTTGATCCTTTTACGTTCATCATGATGCGTGGCCTTCTTAAGCCCAATGGCACTAAGTATATCGCCAATTCTATAACGTTGTTTCTTGGGTAACTTGACTTGATCCGCCCTGATCTGATCAACTATTTCTTTTTTTTGATGCCCTTTGAAGGTCCGAACAGGGTCATTGATTTTTTAGGATGTCATTCTCCAACTTTGTGTCATAGAATTCCTGATTCTTTTGAGCGATCTCGCTTCGTAAACGCTCGATTTCACTCTGTTTTTCTAATTGACGAATCTGTTTTTTAGAACGTTTCGTTTTGGTTGACCTACCTTTGGGATGAGGCTCTAAGCTAGAATAGCCGTCTCGAATAAGCGTTTTTCGCCAAACACTAATCTGACAGGCTAAAACGTTGTATTTTCCGGCAACCTCGGCTAAAGACTCATCATGAGTTTGGTAGTAGTTTATCACATACCATTTAAATTCTGCCGAGAACTTACGCCGAGTTTTGTACCGCTTAAGTGTTTCAATGCCGTTCAGATGATATTGTTGAAGCCATCGATTAACTTGTCGCTTGGGTAATTGATGATTTCTTGCTAGTTCCGCTCTGGAAGTACCGTCGCTGAGATGTTCATTTATAATTTGAGCTTTTACAATCTACCTTAAGACTAAATCAGTATCCATCTTTTTTGAGAACGAATAGCCGATAATTCGTCGTGAGTGCAGATCCATGATGGCTGATAAGTAACACCAGCCATTACGCTTCGTTTGAATATAGGTCATATCAGCGGTCCATTTTTGATTTAAACCAGTGGTCGAGAAATCCTGCTTAAGCAAGTTGGGACGCTGTTCAACCTTGGTTTTGGAAGCCG
Above is a window of Companilactobacillus allii DNA encoding:
- a CDS encoding helix-turn-helix domain-containing protein, producing MVKAQIINEHLSDGTSRAELARNHQLPKRQVNRWLQQYHLNGIETLKRYKTRRKFSAEFKWYVINYYQTHDESLAEVAGKYNVLACQISVWRKTLIRDGYSSLEPHPKGRSTKTKRSKKQIRQLEKQSEIERLRSEIAQKNQEFYDTKLENDILKNQ
- a CDS encoding IS3 family transposase; this encodes MSAITDEASKEILAFQISNSPNCILITKTVDELINKLPSNVQPITHSDQGGHYQLDSYTKKLSEHEFIQSMSRKGNCHDNAPIESFFRLYKTECLAGFPPCKGLAELKAVSLEYVNWFNYRRISSKTKGMSPCEYREHTLAT
- a CDS encoding NAD(P)/FAD-dependent oxidoreductase produces the protein MSDLDQTNSYRYVIVGGGVVAGYAIKGIRQEDSEGEILIISQEADVPYERPALSKKLWLDDEFTEENIQIGAENYPNVTFKFKTTVTAINRQDKVITLADSEQIKYEQLLLATGGEPRQIQGPSDPHVLVFRQWSDYRKLRKFSGPNKRVVIIGGGYVGTELASSLTQNETEVTMIFPEKALGEGKFPESIRTEYEATFKRNGVTLMSGQFVQSYQRQGDHLALLTKDGTVIAADTIIVGLGVTPRISLAEDSCLDLADGGVKVNEYLNTSDPAIWSAGDIASYPDHILGRQRIEHVDHARLSGELVGRNMAGAHMSYQHTPYFYSMIFDISWQAIGNIDPKLQLIFDRRTHGSLVYFIDTDKLVGVLVWNVKVNLDDVRALLANAPATDDLVGSIREKKA